Proteins co-encoded in one Paracrocinitomix mangrovi genomic window:
- a CDS encoding WG repeat-containing protein has product MRYLLFIVFVLIQLSLKAQKFTPSGDKVSFFCCEENTLAGVLTFDKVWGYPKYKKGTDTIISIEPIVYPLPVEKDGKWGAIDKKGNVVHDFNSAYPTLYTDSGKVILKNFSYKNFEWDDTPNSYLSVLDSTGAQKTKYIVEDVHKGSFLATEDSLSWGILGSDMKTLMPFEYIGPHHKGEEFIFSTLGYLTCRKNEAGSLFGVVNYKGKVVIPFKWKLLNYVIEDEDHIYAMNDYLKRGYINIHGQTTLAFKYESVPKVLTDSNFVMTEDYVYFLDRNLQQIGPRYDSFERKGDLYFYKVKGKWGIMDENYKVIIQPVYSTIMDGPRIKGNPEFRSYIVLKYGKYGLIKTDGTEIIKPAYECLCGFSYYAPSNYYIEFKKEEVSYKYDENGTLIEKGGKGSDACFCE; this is encoded by the coding sequence ATGAGGTATTTATTATTCATAGTATTTGTATTAATACAACTGTCTTTAAAGGCGCAAAAATTTACTCCAAGTGGAGATAAAGTTTCATTTTTTTGTTGTGAAGAAAATACATTAGCGGGCGTACTCACTTTTGATAAAGTATGGGGATATCCAAAATACAAGAAGGGAACAGATACAATCATTTCTATAGAACCAATTGTGTATCCATTACCGGTAGAGAAAGATGGCAAATGGGGAGCAATTGATAAAAAAGGGAATGTAGTGCATGACTTTAATTCAGCTTATCCAACCTTATACACAGATTCAGGAAAAGTAATCCTTAAAAATTTCAGTTATAAAAACTTTGAATGGGATGACACACCTAATAGTTATTTATCTGTTTTAGATTCAACCGGAGCGCAAAAAACAAAGTATATCGTAGAAGATGTGCACAAAGGCTCATTTCTTGCTACTGAAGATAGTTTGAGCTGGGGGATTTTAGGGTCAGACATGAAAACCTTGATGCCTTTTGAATACATTGGTCCTCATCACAAAGGAGAAGAGTTTATTTTTTCCACTTTAGGATATTTAACATGCCGCAAAAATGAAGCTGGTAGTTTATTTGGAGTGGTTAATTACAAAGGAAAAGTTGTAATACCGTTCAAATGGAAATTATTGAATTATGTGATTGAAGATGAAGATCACATTTATGCAATGAATGACTATTTGAAAAGAGGGTATATCAACATACATGGGCAAACTACCTTGGCCTTTAAGTATGAGTCGGTTCCTAAAGTTTTGACAGATTCCAATTTTGTAATGACAGAGGATTATGTTTATTTCTTGGATAGAAATCTACAACAAATAGGTCCTAGATATGATTCATTTGAAAGAAAGGGAGATTTATATTTCTATAAAGTGAAAGGCAAATGGGGAATAATGGATGAAAACTATAAAGTGATTATTCAACCTGTTTACAGTACAATAATGGATGGTCCTAGAATTAAAGGAAATCCTGAGTTCAGATCATACATTGTACTTAAGTATGGTAAGTATGGTTTGATAAAAACAGATGGAACGGAAATCATTAAACCTGCTTATGAGTGCCTTTGTGGCTTCAGTTATTATGCTCCTTCAAATTATTACATTGAATTCAAGAAAGAGGAAGTTTCTTATAAATATGATGAAAACGGTACCCTGATTGAAAAAGGAGGGAAGGGGAGTGATGCCTGTTTCTGTGAATAG
- a CDS encoding RluA family pseudouridine synthase, with protein sequence MKLIAQHQVPELVDPIRIYDYVNGLFDQLPSRKSVKKAIDKGEIKLNGENTQTGWWLKGGELIELIDLEVTPPKPYHLKLRVLFEDQYLAVIFKPAGLLSSGNAFKTVTNALLYNLEKSNASDALPWPLVVHRLDQQTSGLLIVAKSKTARIQLGKEFESGNIGKTYHAVVLGKPEASGLIDSDIDGKSAKTAFETLKTVPSVRSSNLSLVKLNPQTGRKHQLRIHLSEMGHAILGDPLYSPKELQLKNKGLFLCATDLKFTHPITQNLISISCEIPKKFGKRMESEKNRWLKYN encoded by the coding sequence TTGAAGCTAATTGCTCAACACCAAGTTCCTGAATTAGTAGATCCAATTAGAATTTACGATTACGTAAACGGGCTGTTTGATCAATTACCCAGTAGAAAAAGCGTCAAAAAGGCCATTGATAAAGGGGAAATTAAACTCAATGGAGAAAATACACAAACCGGTTGGTGGTTAAAAGGTGGAGAATTAATTGAACTAATTGATTTAGAAGTTACTCCTCCAAAACCATATCACCTTAAGCTAAGGGTACTTTTTGAAGACCAATATCTTGCTGTTATTTTTAAGCCTGCAGGTTTATTAAGCAGTGGAAATGCCTTTAAAACAGTTACTAATGCTCTTCTTTATAACCTTGAAAAATCTAATGCTTCAGATGCTTTGCCATGGCCATTAGTAGTACACCGACTTGATCAGCAAACATCAGGATTATTAATCGTTGCAAAATCAAAAACTGCCAGAATTCAACTCGGAAAAGAATTTGAATCAGGTAATATTGGTAAAACATATCACGCAGTTGTTTTAGGCAAACCAGAAGCTTCTGGATTAATAGATTCAGACATTGATGGAAAATCAGCTAAAACTGCATTTGAAACACTCAAAACTGTACCTAGTGTCAGATCTTCAAATTTAAGTTTGGTGAAACTCAATCCTCAAACAGGAAGAAAACATCAATTACGCATTCACCTTAGTGAAATGGGGCATGCAATTCTTGGAGATCCATTGTATAGTCCAAAAGAATTACAGCTAAAAAACAAAGGCCTTTTTCTGTGTGCAACGGACTTAAAATTTACACACCCAATTACACAAAATTTGATCTCAATTTCATGTGAAATTCCTAAAAAATTTGGCAAAAGAATGGAATCTGAAAAAAATCGTTGGTTGAAGTATAATTAA
- a CDS encoding PP2C family protein-serine/threonine phosphatase, with protein MKYTLLLLAMFGLAFNCMAQEKDSLASKFESIVYFIDYPAITSKAKCDSIIRTSRSNWAGYTDEESDYFASLIEEKSKKVKNKESKYFWLNLLAGFQSVRQNVGGANMVYLECLDIATQIGDYKKKDVVYMALSNLYYENGLYDLVIETCKNRIGNGEESSDSSLLIQSYKFAGWFYTNIGQQEEFRNYQDSAVFYNKIVYENAPEGDNSVFGEAAIIYSFSLARSGKREEALILTKHCANEVFSENPNYKARFLEQVVLNYSALEERDSALFYLDEMIKHSNGLKPIEGAQKFQLPDGQLTTITNQPYALLTYQKLGMDQKSVDLIEYIRSIDSLNIHSYYDLMFDKMAADAYLNLGLYKKASETYNNYIEKKEKAHKEEISSLRDAGVGYANAQINMEQKRAKEIENQQRLLAEQEAQNKRNIIIFFSVGSFGLILFLALMIKRFKDSQKQKQIIEIQKQEVEKHRNKIIDSIRYAKHIQNSILPNDNNIKEHLPGFSKFYLPKDIVSGDFYWFYHENNISYLVLSDCTGHGVPGAFMSLIGFNLLKDIIVEQKESQLSKVLEKMDEGVIQFLKQHNEHASDDGMDMSIVRIDHIKNELTFSSANQSLYVKKGEIVELKSVFRSIGGYVKKRSRLPHFNEEKISLEGVEAIFMSSDGFEDQFGGEHNEKLGKTRFVEILAKVDNPSSKTIENAFAEWKGDNPQLDDITVLSLFFKS; from the coding sequence ATGAAGTACACATTACTGTTATTGGCAATGTTTGGCCTGGCTTTTAACTGTATGGCTCAGGAAAAAGATTCACTCGCTTCTAAGTTCGAGTCTATTGTTTATTTCATTGATTATCCTGCCATAACATCAAAAGCTAAATGCGATTCAATAATTAGAACAAGCAGAAGTAATTGGGCCGGATATACTGATGAAGAGAGTGATTATTTTGCTTCATTAATCGAAGAGAAATCAAAAAAAGTTAAGAACAAGGAATCAAAATATTTCTGGCTGAATTTATTGGCAGGTTTTCAATCTGTAAGACAAAATGTGGGTGGTGCTAACATGGTTTATTTAGAGTGTCTGGATATAGCAACGCAAATTGGAGATTACAAGAAAAAGGATGTGGTTTACATGGCCTTAAGTAACTTGTATTATGAAAACGGCCTATATGACCTGGTTATAGAAACTTGTAAAAACAGAATTGGAAATGGTGAAGAAAGTAGTGATTCCAGCCTTCTGATCCAATCATATAAGTTTGCGGGCTGGTTTTACACCAATATTGGACAACAAGAGGAATTCAGAAATTATCAGGATTCGGCAGTTTTTTACAATAAAATAGTTTATGAAAATGCCCCCGAAGGAGATAATTCAGTTTTTGGCGAAGCAGCAATCATTTACAGTTTTTCACTGGCTCGTTCGGGTAAAAGAGAAGAAGCTTTAATCCTTACAAAACATTGTGCTAATGAGGTGTTTTCAGAGAATCCGAATTACAAAGCAAGATTTTTAGAACAGGTCGTTTTAAATTATAGTGCTCTTGAAGAAAGAGATAGTGCCTTATTTTATTTAGATGAAATGATAAAGCATTCAAACGGTTTAAAGCCAATTGAAGGTGCTCAAAAATTCCAATTGCCGGATGGTCAATTAACTACTATTACCAATCAGCCTTATGCCTTGTTGACTTATCAAAAACTGGGAATGGATCAAAAAAGTGTTGACCTAATCGAGTATATCAGAAGCATAGATTCTTTGAATATCCATTCATACTACGATCTGATGTTTGATAAAATGGCTGCTGATGCTTATTTAAATCTTGGATTATACAAAAAGGCTTCAGAAACCTATAATAACTACATTGAAAAGAAAGAAAAGGCTCATAAAGAAGAAATTTCAAGTCTTAGAGATGCCGGAGTTGGGTATGCAAATGCACAAATCAACATGGAGCAGAAAAGAGCAAAAGAAATTGAAAATCAACAAAGATTATTAGCAGAGCAAGAAGCGCAGAACAAACGAAATATTATCATCTTTTTTAGTGTTGGGTCATTTGGATTGATACTGTTTTTAGCCTTAATGATTAAGCGATTTAAAGATTCTCAAAAGCAAAAACAAATCATTGAAATTCAAAAACAGGAAGTTGAAAAGCACCGAAATAAAATAATAGACTCAATTAGGTATGCCAAACATATTCAAAACTCTATTCTACCGAATGACAATAACATTAAAGAACATTTACCTGGTTTCTCCAAATTCTATTTACCAAAAGACATTGTAAGTGGAGATTTTTATTGGTTTTATCATGAGAATAATATTTCTTATTTGGTTTTGTCTGATTGTACCGGACATGGAGTGCCCGGCGCTTTTATGAGTTTGATTGGATTCAATCTTTTAAAAGATATTATAGTTGAACAAAAAGAATCTCAACTTTCAAAAGTGCTGGAGAAAATGGATGAAGGCGTAATTCAATTCTTGAAACAACACAACGAACATGCTTCTGATGACGGGATGGATATGTCAATTGTAAGAATTGACCATATAAAAAATGAACTCACTTTTAGCAGTGCTAACCAAAGTCTGTATGTTAAAAAGGGAGAAATAGTTGAGCTAAAAAGTGTTTTCAGATCAATAGGTGGATATGTGAAAAAGCGATCTAGACTTCCTCATTTTAATGAAGAAAAGATAAGTTTAGAAGGAGTGGAAGCAATATTTATGAGTTCAGATGGTTTTGAAGATCAATTTGGAGGAGAGCACAACGAAAAGTTGGGCAAAACCAGATTCGTTGAAATATTAGCCAAAGTTGATAATCCATCTTCTAAAACAATTGAAAATGCATTTGCAGAATGGAAGGGGGATAACCCTCAGTTGGACGATATTACTGTACTAAGCCTATTTTTCAAAAGTTAA
- a CDS encoding monooxygenase family protein — translation MIISLGKFELEKTSKLFRFLRMSKRIEEQAKASKGVLDVKLSGGSIKKFYVITVWEDIDSMKQFAHSGAHMEAIKQAKELSSQIKLLYYEGTLVPEFNEVKKILESDENVRTY, via the coding sequence ATGATTATTTCTTTGGGCAAATTCGAGTTAGAGAAAACGTCAAAACTTTTCAGGTTTTTAAGAATGTCTAAACGCATTGAGGAGCAAGCAAAAGCTTCAAAAGGTGTATTAGACGTAAAATTAAGTGGTGGAAGCATTAAAAAGTTCTACGTCATTACTGTTTGGGAAGACATTGATAGTATGAAACAGTTTGCTCATAGCGGCGCCCACATGGAAGCTATAAAACAAGCTAAGGAACTATCTTCTCAAATAAAACTACTTTACTATGAAGGAACTTTGGTTCCTGAATTCAATGAAGTGAAAAAGATCCTGGAATCTGATGAGAATGTAAGAACGTACTAG
- a CDS encoding head GIN domain-containing protein — translation MKNLYTLLALVLCINISFAGEKEEDLSDFTSVESNGNFKLFLKKGDKNHIKVINNEPELEDNQIVWEVKGGKLSLDIKKTLFKKLELEIYVTYNELSTIDAKGGSWIQVENVLTGNEIELNCSTDGIISAELDCKTVNASIAATGNGNIKLRGKADYVNLKVATGGFITAKALEAKEVVAKISSGGEISCWAKEKMDLKVTIAGVIKYIYDGDEANFKEKTTGGEIKKFKS, via the coding sequence ATGAAAAATTTATACACTTTATTAGCCTTAGTTTTATGTATTAACATCTCTTTCGCAGGAGAAAAAGAAGAAGATTTATCAGACTTTACTTCGGTAGAATCAAACGGAAATTTTAAACTTTTTTTAAAGAAGGGAGATAAAAACCACATTAAGGTTATTAATAACGAGCCAGAGTTAGAGGATAATCAAATTGTATGGGAAGTAAAAGGAGGGAAATTGAGTTTGGATATCAAAAAGACGCTTTTCAAAAAATTGGAGTTGGAGATTTATGTAACGTATAATGAACTTTCTACTATAGATGCTAAAGGAGGATCTTGGATTCAAGTAGAAAATGTTTTGACTGGAAATGAAATTGAGTTAAACTGTTCAACTGACGGTATTATTTCTGCAGAGTTAGACTGCAAAACCGTGAACGCATCAATTGCAGCAACAGGAAATGGTAATATCAAATTAAGAGGTAAAGCTGATTACGTTAATTTAAAAGTTGCTACCGGTGGATTTATCACAGCTAAAGCATTAGAAGCTAAAGAAGTAGTTGCAAAAATTTCTTCTGGAGGTGAAATTTCTTGCTGGGCAAAAGAAAAAATGGATCTTAAAGTTACTATCGCTGGTGTGATCAAATACATCTATGATGGTGATGAAGCTAATTTTAAAGAAAAAACTACTGGAGGAGAGATCAAAAAATTTAAATCTTAA
- a CDS encoding Na+/H+ antiporter NhaC family protein, whose protein sequence is MLKRAVVIFTFLILNFSGFSRDTLYVTVPDIAFDDIGTDVTLDRATCELPAFYVRTDDEGKRDTVDIEESGFTAYFNKDGDINIEGYEVVVSNNKPSMIPLWMSIIPPLLAILLALIFKEVVFSLVSGIFIGGAILGFYAEGFIGIFTGFFKIIETYLIGAMHDTGHLSVILFSTIIGGIVALISKNGGMQGIVNSIARFANNARNGQLATWFLGIAIFFDDYANTLVVGNTMRPITDKLKVSREKLAYIVDSTAAPVSAIAFVTTWIGAELGYIGKGLDNINSDGTQISEGVYSIFLNSLAYSFYPILTLFFIFYLVYRKRDFGSMYKAEKRARAGETINPEENTGDLTELEDVAPVEGIRYRAFNAVIPVVIIVFGTLIGLVITGFDSLQSTISSIDESAAVGSWSEIWGNMHVIDPSIDSFTRKLGTLIGEADSYVALLWASLASLFAAMMLTIGQKILTLQKTVDTTIAGFKTMVPALLILVLAWALAMVTEEMHTAEFLYRVMKAADIAYWLIPALTFILAAVVAFSTGSSWSTMALVYPLILPAAWVISSGELGDADALPIFYNTVSAVLAGAVLGDHCSPISDTTILSSLASGCNHIDHVRTQIPYALTVGGVSVVLGTLSTALGMPPILAFILGIGGLIAVVEFFGKKVE, encoded by the coding sequence ATGCTAAAAAGAGCAGTTGTCATATTTACATTCTTAATCCTGAACTTTAGCGGGTTTTCAAGAGATACCTTGTACGTTACAGTTCCTGATATTGCCTTTGATGACATAGGAACAGATGTTACTTTAGACAGAGCTACTTGCGAGCTTCCGGCTTTTTATGTCAGAACTGATGATGAAGGAAAAAGAGACACCGTTGATATTGAAGAATCTGGGTTTACAGCCTATTTCAATAAAGATGGTGATATAAATATTGAGGGATACGAAGTTGTTGTATCAAACAATAAGCCTTCAATGATCCCTCTTTGGATGTCGATTATTCCTCCTTTGTTAGCGATTTTATTGGCACTAATTTTTAAGGAAGTTGTATTCTCATTGGTATCCGGAATTTTTATTGGTGGAGCTATTTTAGGATTTTATGCCGAAGGATTTATTGGGATTTTTACCGGTTTTTTCAAGATCATAGAAACTTATTTAATTGGTGCAATGCACGATACCGGACACCTCTCAGTTATACTGTTCTCAACAATAATTGGTGGTATTGTAGCCCTTATTTCAAAGAATGGTGGAATGCAAGGAATCGTGAATTCTATTGCCCGATTCGCCAACAATGCACGAAATGGACAATTGGCTACCTGGTTTTTAGGAATAGCCATCTTTTTTGATGATTATGCCAATACGTTGGTAGTTGGAAATACCATGCGACCAATTACAGATAAATTAAAAGTATCCAGAGAGAAACTGGCTTACATTGTTGATTCTACTGCTGCACCGGTTTCTGCTATAGCATTTGTAACTACCTGGATTGGGGCTGAGTTAGGATATATCGGTAAAGGATTAGATAACATTAACAGTGATGGGACACAAATTTCAGAAGGTGTATACTCCATCTTCTTGAATAGTTTGGCTTATTCATTTTATCCAATTTTAACATTGTTCTTCATTTTCTACTTGGTTTACAGAAAAAGAGATTTTGGTTCAATGTACAAAGCAGAAAAAAGAGCCAGAGCAGGTGAGACTATTAATCCTGAAGAAAATACCGGAGATTTAACAGAATTGGAAGATGTTGCACCTGTAGAAGGGATTAGATATCGTGCTTTTAATGCAGTGATTCCGGTAGTTATTATAGTATTCGGAACTTTAATTGGACTTGTGATTACAGGTTTTGATTCTTTACAGTCTACAATCTCATCTATTGATGAAAGTGCTGCAGTAGGAAGCTGGAGTGAGATTTGGGGTAATATGCATGTAATTGATCCTTCTATTGATTCTTTTACTAGAAAATTAGGAACTTTAATTGGTGAAGCCGATTCTTATGTTGCATTGCTTTGGGCTTCTTTGGCATCTTTATTTGCTGCCATGATGTTGACTATTGGACAAAAGATTTTGACTTTACAAAAAACAGTGGACACAACTATTGCCGGATTTAAGACAATGGTTCCTGCATTACTTATCTTGGTTTTGGCCTGGGCTTTGGCCATGGTAACAGAAGAAATGCATACAGCAGAATTTTTGTACCGTGTAATGAAAGCAGCTGATATTGCTTATTGGTTGATTCCGGCCTTGACGTTTATTTTAGCAGCTGTTGTAGCCTTTTCAACCGGGTCTTCATGGTCGACAATGGCATTGGTATATCCTTTAATTTTGCCTGCAGCTTGGGTAATAAGTTCGGGTGAGTTAGGTGACGCAGATGCATTGCCAATTTTTTATAATACGGTAAGTGCTGTGCTGGCAGGAGCAGTTTTAGGAGATCATTGTTCGCCGATATCTGATACAACCATTTTATCTTCTTTGGCCAGTGGGTGTAACCATATTGATCACGTTCGAACTCAGATTCCTTATGCCCTTACTGTTGGAGGTGTTTCCGTTGTATTAGGAACACTTTCTACAGCTTTAGGTATGCCACCAATTTTGGCTTTTATTCTGGGAATTGGAGGATTAATTGCAGTTGTAGAATTCTTTGGAAAAAAGGTGGAGTAA
- a CDS encoding hydroxymethylglutaryl-CoA lyase, which translates to MLKLIECPRDAMQGLHDFIPTDVKAGYINQLLKTGFDTIDFGSFVSPKAIPQMRDTAEVLSKLNLSYTNSKLLSIVANKRGAEDACQFEEIDYLGFPFSISETFQKRNTNSSIEESFARVEGIQELCVQNNKKLVVYLSMAFGNPYGDPWETEIAAYWGSRLHKNLGVEILALGDTIGVSNRDNITKMFTELMKELPNAEIGAHLHSTPNSVMEKVSAAYEAGCRRFDGAIKGFGGCPMAKDDLTGNMPTEIMLSYFNQNNIGTNIDSNEFNLSMEMAKNVFPN; encoded by the coding sequence ATGTTAAAATTGATTGAATGTCCTAGAGATGCAATGCAAGGATTGCACGATTTTATACCCACTGATGTGAAAGCCGGGTATATCAATCAATTGCTTAAAACCGGTTTTGATACGATAGATTTTGGAAGTTTTGTTTCTCCTAAAGCTATTCCTCAAATGAGAGACACAGCAGAGGTTTTATCAAAATTAAATCTGTCTTACACCAATTCAAAACTACTTTCAATTGTCGCAAATAAAAGAGGGGCCGAGGATGCTTGTCAATTTGAAGAGATAGATTATCTGGGATTCCCTTTTTCAATTTCTGAAACTTTTCAAAAAAGAAACACCAACTCATCAATTGAAGAGTCTTTTGCAAGAGTAGAGGGCATTCAAGAATTGTGTGTTCAGAACAATAAAAAACTGGTTGTATATCTTTCAATGGCTTTTGGTAATCCTTACGGAGATCCTTGGGAAACTGAAATTGCAGCTTATTGGGGATCTAGATTGCACAAAAATTTAGGAGTTGAGATTTTGGCATTGGGTGACACAATTGGTGTTTCTAACAGAGACAACATCACAAAAATGTTTACCGAATTGATGAAAGAGCTTCCTAATGCTGAAATAGGAGCGCATCTACACAGTACTCCAAATTCTGTTATGGAAAAAGTTTCTGCGGCCTATGAAGCAGGTTGTAGAAGATTTGATGGAGCAATCAAAGGTTTTGGCGGATGTCCAATGGCTAAAGATGATCTAACAGGGAATATGCCAACTGAAATCATGTTGTCTTATTTTAATCAAAATAATATTGGAACGAATATTGATTCAAATGAATTCAATTTATCAATGGAAATGGCAAAAAATGTATTTCCAAACTAA
- a CDS encoding S1 RNA-binding domain-containing protein has translation MVEIGKINTLKVVKEVDFGLYLDGGEDGEILLPKRYVEEGTEVDHFIDVFIYVDSEDRLIATTEEPLAEVDQFAYLKAVQLTKVGAFLDWGLMKDLLVPFNEQREEMREGQYYLVYVYLDEETDRIVASSKVNRYLNNVPVDYEEGQEVDLIVMNKTDLGVNVIINNLHTGLIYENEIFQVLQPGEHLKGFIKKLREDDKIDVALQPSGYEHITGVAGDILRKLQKAGGYIEAHDKSSPETIKHMFGISKKVFKKAIGALYKDRLISIDEKGIRLKN, from the coding sequence GTGGTAGAAATAGGAAAAATAAATACACTTAAGGTTGTTAAAGAGGTAGACTTTGGACTTTATCTTGATGGAGGTGAAGATGGAGAGATCTTGTTACCTAAAAGATATGTAGAAGAAGGAACAGAAGTAGATCACTTTATTGATGTATTTATTTATGTTGATTCTGAAGACAGATTAATTGCTACAACAGAAGAGCCTTTGGCTGAAGTAGACCAGTTCGCTTACTTAAAAGCAGTTCAGCTTACAAAAGTTGGTGCTTTTTTGGATTGGGGATTAATGAAAGATTTATTGGTTCCTTTCAACGAACAAAGAGAGGAAATGCGAGAAGGACAATATTATCTTGTTTATGTTTATTTGGACGAAGAGACAGATAGAATTGTAGCATCTTCAAAGGTTAATAGATACTTAAATAATGTTCCCGTAGATTACGAAGAAGGCCAGGAAGTTGATCTAATTGTGATGAACAAAACTGATTTAGGCGTAAATGTTATCATCAACAATTTGCATACAGGATTGATTTATGAGAACGAAATCTTTCAGGTATTACAACCGGGAGAGCATCTGAAAGGATTTATTAAAAAATTAAGAGAAGACGATAAGATTGATGTTGCACTTCAACCTTCGGGCTATGAGCACATCACTGGTGTGGCAGGTGATATCCTAAGAAAATTGCAAAAAGCAGGTGGATATATAGAAGCTCATGATAAATCTTCACCTGAAACCATTAAACACATGTTTGGTATTTCTAAAAAAGTCTTTAAAAAAGCAATAGGAGCATTATACAAAGACAGACTTATTTCAATTGATGAAAAAGGAATTAGGTTGAAAAACTAG
- a CDS encoding TerB family tellurite resistance protein, with the protein MDEKKSLISQLIELSKVDGYVDEMESGLIKTMGNMIGLSDDEILALFEKPAPFNPPTSHIERIIQFHRLVLLMNVDGEISPNELQMIKLSGIKLGLDEDAIKEVLNRMHDYPNNVIPPDELIRIFTKNMN; encoded by the coding sequence ATGGACGAAAAGAAAAGCCTTATCTCTCAATTAATAGAATTATCAAAAGTTGACGGATATGTGGATGAAATGGAATCAGGATTAATTAAAACCATGGGCAACATGATAGGATTATCAGATGATGAAATCCTGGCATTATTTGAAAAACCGGCTCCTTTTAATCCCCCAACTTCACATATTGAACGAATAATTCAATTTCATAGATTGGTTTTATTGATGAATGTTGACGGGGAAATAAGTCCAAATGAATTGCAAATGATCAAATTATCCGGAATCAAACTTGGGTTGGATGAAGATGCAATTAAAGAGGTTTTAAATCGAATGCATGATTATCCAAACAATGTTATTCCACCTGATGAATTGATTCGCATTTTCACTAAAAACATGAATTAA
- the ruvX gene encoding Holliday junction resolvase RuvX, with the protein MAKIIALDYGKKRTGIAATDELQIIASGLTTVDTKQLFDFLKDYLSKNQVESIVLGEPKKLDGTDTHSSEDVRKLKDKLGTTFGLPVHMVDERFTSKMAFQTMIDSGLKKKQRQNKALVDEISATIILQSYLETKR; encoded by the coding sequence ATGGCTAAGATTATTGCACTTGACTACGGTAAAAAAAGAACTGGAATTGCTGCAACAGACGAATTGCAAATCATAGCTTCAGGCTTAACTACGGTAGATACCAAACAACTTTTTGATTTTTTAAAAGATTACTTGAGTAAAAATCAAGTGGAGAGTATTGTTTTAGGAGAACCAAAAAAGTTAGACGGAACAGATACACACAGCTCTGAAGATGTTAGAAAATTAAAGGATAAGTTAGGCACAACTTTTGGTCTACCTGTGCACATGGTAGATGAGAGGTTTACATCTAAAATGGCCTTTCAAACCATGATTGATTCAGGGTTAAAAAAGAAACAAAGACAAAATAAAGCATTGGTAGATGAGATTAGTGCGACAATTATTTTGCAATCTTACCTTGAAACCAAACGATAA